A genomic window from Exiguobacterium acetylicum DSM 20416 includes:
- a CDS encoding aldo/keto reductase has translation MQQITLNNGISMPQLGYGVFKVPEEEVYEAVSEALRAGYRSIDTAMIYENEEGVGRALRDSGIPREEIFLTTKVWNSDHGYEETLAAFETSLQKLGVDYVDLYLIHWPMPKEDRYVETWRALEHLYAEGKTRAIGVSNFHIPHLERILAEGSIVPAVNQIELHPFLSQEAIRDFCRKHGIVVEAWSPLMKGRDALTHPVIVDIANRHQKTSAQVVLRWHLQHDIVAIPKSVTPSRIRENLDVFDFSLSDVDIQAIDQLNANVRTGSNPDHK, from the coding sequence ATGCAACAGATCACGTTAAACAATGGCATCAGCATGCCCCAACTCGGATATGGTGTCTTTAAAGTACCGGAAGAAGAAGTATACGAGGCTGTCAGTGAAGCACTCCGTGCCGGGTATCGTTCAATCGATACGGCAATGATCTACGAGAACGAAGAAGGCGTCGGTCGCGCTCTGCGTGATTCGGGCATTCCTCGTGAAGAGATTTTTCTGACGACGAAAGTCTGGAATTCCGATCACGGCTACGAAGAGACACTTGCCGCTTTCGAGACGAGTCTGCAAAAGCTTGGTGTCGATTATGTTGACTTGTATCTGATTCATTGGCCGATGCCAAAAGAAGATCGTTATGTCGAGACATGGCGGGCACTCGAACATCTCTATGCAGAAGGAAAGACGCGTGCCATCGGTGTCTCGAACTTCCATATTCCTCACTTGGAACGAATTTTAGCCGAAGGATCGATTGTCCCTGCTGTCAATCAGATCGAACTTCATCCGTTTCTGAGTCAGGAAGCAATCCGAGACTTTTGCCGCAAGCACGGTATCGTCGTTGAAGCATGGAGTCCGTTGATGAAAGGACGCGACGCGTTGACGCATCCGGTTATTGTCGATATCGCCAATCGTCATCAAAAAACTTCAGCTCAAGTCGTTCTCCGTTGGCACCTGCAACACGACATCGTTGCGATTCCGAAATCCGTTACGCCAAGCCGCATTCGCGAAAATCTCGATGTCTTTGACTTCAGCCTGTCAGACGTTGATATCCAAGCGATTGATCAATTGAACGCTAACGTGCGTACAGGATCAAATCCGGATCATAAATAA
- a CDS encoding iron-containing alcohol dehydrogenase family protein: protein MIRQAVLQYIHEEHALDQLEQIIGNRSAVLIHGRQAYEAAAFALPDVPRFLFEGHCTDRQVEALKLSCAPYDVILALGGGSVIDTAKQVAFQLQLPVIVIPTIVSNCAPWTPLSVMYNEEGQYIRFDTFPVVIEALLLDHRIIAASPYDYFVAGLVDTLAKWYEARALSGSSAEDPVIEMALRTAERCKDLILSTNVTEMRFRKYPVEIQYLVETVIPLAGSIGGFGDAATRGAIGHAVHNALSPHPETHTFLHGSKVGYGLLVQEKLLGHDDYEELRDYLLAQEQPTTLADFALSLDVVETLALRTSKEELCRLLRPIVSVEQLVDAIIRNETVSVSTT from the coding sequence GTGATTCGACAAGCCGTTTTGCAATACATACATGAGGAACATGCGCTCGATCAACTCGAGCAAATCATAGGTAACCGATCAGCAGTCCTGATTCATGGACGTCAAGCCTATGAAGCAGCAGCATTTGCTTTACCTGATGTCCCGCGCTTTTTATTTGAAGGTCATTGTACAGATCGACAGGTGGAAGCCTTGAAACTGTCATGCGCTCCATACGATGTGATTCTCGCTCTCGGAGGAGGAAGTGTCATCGATACGGCAAAACAGGTCGCGTTTCAATTGCAACTTCCGGTTATCGTCATTCCGACAATCGTCTCGAACTGTGCTCCTTGGACGCCGCTCAGTGTTATGTATAACGAAGAGGGACAGTACATCCGATTTGATACGTTCCCCGTCGTGATTGAAGCTCTTTTACTCGATCATCGGATTATCGCCGCCAGTCCGTATGATTATTTCGTAGCGGGACTCGTCGATACGCTAGCGAAGTGGTATGAAGCACGTGCCTTAAGCGGATCATCGGCTGAAGATCCCGTCATTGAGATGGCACTTCGGACAGCTGAACGTTGTAAGGATCTCATCCTGTCGACGAATGTGACGGAAATGCGCTTTCGTAAGTATCCAGTTGAAATTCAATATCTCGTCGAAACCGTCATTCCGTTAGCTGGAAGTATCGGCGGTTTTGGTGACGCGGCGACGCGCGGTGCAATCGGACACGCAGTGCATAACGCGTTATCTCCTCATCCAGAAACGCATACGTTTTTACACGGGAGTAAGGTCGGGTATGGACTACTCGTTCAGGAGAAGTTACTCGGACATGATGATTATGAAGAGTTGCGTGACTATCTTCTTGCACAAGAGCAGCCGACGACGCTCGCAGACTTCGCATTATCGCTCGATGTCGTCGAAACACTTGCTTTACGGACATCGAAAGAGGAACTGTGTCGTCTGTTGCGTCCGATCGTGTCAGTGGAA